The Populus alba chromosome 4, ASM523922v2, whole genome shotgun sequence genome contains a region encoding:
- the LOC118058396 gene encoding uncharacterized protein At4g22160: protein MADAADRTRQNRAEENRLKHACDAGMVSGEIPSDSEDSNNPPSSDSVSSVSPPRLADLAANFRVFSETMARMDLAEMEMIKAREASRLEAEKRRMELEAELTRMMLQTRLRIASIVAGKGMGSKRKRAGEEEEETPISSREGALLLNLLQCNNFF from the exons ATGGCAGACGCAGCCGATCGAACCAGACAGAACAGGGCCGAGGAGAACCGCTTAAAGCATGCCTGCGACGCTGGAATGGTGTCTGGTGAAATCCCTTCAGACAGTGAGGATTCTAATAATCCACCGAGTTCTGACTCTGTAAGCTCCGTGTCACCACCAAGACTTGCTGATCTTGCAGCGAATTTCCGAGTCTTTTCTGAGACAATGGCAAGGATGGACCTTGCGGAGATGGAGATGATCAAGGCAAGAGAGGCTTCAAGGCTGGAGGCAGAGAAGAGGAGGATGGAGTTGGAGGCTGAGTTGACTCGAATGATGCTGCAGACTCGGTTGCGGATCGCTTCGATTGTGGCAGGGAAAGGAATGGGAAGCAAGAGGAAACGAGCTGgtgaagaagaggaggagacgCCCATCTCGTCAAG GGAAGGAGCTTTGCTACTAAATTTGCTACAATGCAACAACTTCTTTTGA